A window of Numenius arquata chromosome 6, bNumArq3.hap1.1, whole genome shotgun sequence contains these coding sequences:
- the CHRM5 gene encoding muscarinic acetylcholine receptor M5, translated as MEVNLFSNSTVVNSSSINHKQLEGHSLWEVITIATVTAIVSLITIVGNILVMISFKVNSQLKTVNNYYLLSLACADLIIGIFSMNLYTSYILIGHWSLGSLACDLWLALDYVASNASVMNLLVISFDRYFSITRPLTYRAKRTPKRAGIMIGLAWLISFVLWAPVILCWQYFVGERTVPPEECQIQFLYEPIITFGTAIAAFYIPVSVMTILYCRIYKETEKRTKDLAELQGSESVAEFEMIKPQKAFLKSCFSCKQQNIAKRERCQASWSSSSRSTSATVKASQAASTCNDWAKADQLTTCSSYASSEEEDKLTADSIFQVTYKSPSKGKAEEFNDSTDVVKDQPEENDFENQKYFLSPAKGHVQKSKKCVAYKFRLVVKADGSQEANNGCRKVKITPCSAALSKDPSIKSMDPNINSQITKRKRMVLIKERKAAQTLSAILLAFIITWTPYNIMVLISTFCSDCIPLTLWHLGYWLCYVNSTVNPMCYALCNKTFRKTFKMLLFCQWKKKKVEEKLYWQGNTRLP; from the coding sequence ATGGAAGTAAATTTATTCAGCAATTCCACTGTTGTAAACAGTTCATCCATCAACCATAAGCAGTTAGAAGGGCATAGCCTCTGGGAAGTGATTACTATTGCTACTGTAACAGCAATCGTAAGCTTAATAACCATAGTGGGAAATATTCTTGTAATGATATCCTTCAAGGTTAACAGTCAGCTCAAAACTGTCAACAATTATTACTTGCTCAGCCTTGCCTGTGCAGATCTCATCATTGGAATATTTTCCATGAACCTTTATACATCTTATATACTCATAGGCCACTGGTCTCTTGGAAGCCTTGCCTGCGACCTGTGGCTAGCACTGGACTATGTAGCTAGTAATGCCTCAGTAATGAACCTCCTAGTCATCAGTTTTGACAGATATTTTTCCATCACAAGGCCTTTAACGTACAGGGCCAAGCGCACACCCAAAAGAGCTGGCATCATGATTGGCCTGGCCTGGCTAATTTCCTTCGTGCTGTGGGCACCTGTAATCTTGTGCTGGCAGTATTTTGTGGGTGAACGAACAGTACCACCTGAAGAGTGCCAGATACAGTTTTTATATGAGCCCATTATCACCTTTGGTACTGCAATTGCTGCTTTTTACATTCCAGTGTCCGTGATGACCATTCTGTATTGCCGCATCTATAAAGAGACAGAGAAACGTACCAAGGACCTTGCTGAACTGCAGGGTTCAGAGTCTGTGGCAGAGTTTGAGATGATAAAGCCTCAGAAAGCTTTCCTGAAGTCTTGCTTCAGTTGCAAGCAGCAAAACATAGCCAAAAGAGAGAGGTGTCAAGCTTCCTGGTCTTCATCTAGTCGAAGTACATCAGCTACAGTGAAAGCTTCTCAGGCAGCGAGTACTTGTAACGACTGGGCTAAGGCTGACCAGTTAACCACCTGCAGCAGCTATGCTTCTTCAGAAGAGGAGGATAAACTCACCGCTGATTCCATTTTCCAAGTAACTTACAAAAGTCCATCTAAAGGTAAGGCAGAAGAGTTTAATGACAGTACGGATGTTGTTAAAGACCAACCTGAAGAAAATGATTTTGAGAACCAGAAATACTTTTTGTCGCCTGCTAAAGGCCAcgtacaaaaaagtaaaaaatgtgtgGCCTATAAATTCCGGTTGGTGGTTAAGGCTGATGGCAGCCAAGAAGCCAACAATGGTTGCCGTAAAGTAAAAATAACTCCCTGTTCTGCTGCTCTGTCGAAGGATCCTTCCATCAAAAGCATGGATCCAAATATAAATAGCCAAATAACCAAAAGGAAACGGATGGTTCTTATAAAGGAACGCAAAGCAGCACAGACTTTAAGTGCCATTCTTTTGGCCTTTATCATCACATGGACTCCCTACAATATCATGGTTTTGATCTCCACATTCTGCTCTGACTGCATTCCCCTGACACTGTGGCACCTTGGATATTGGCTATGCTATGTGAACAGCACTGTTAACCCCATGTGTTATGCCCTCTGTAACAAAACTTTCAGGAAAACTTTTAAGATGCTGCTTTTCTgccagtggaaaaagaaaaaagtggaagaaaaactaTACTGGCAGGGCAATACCAGACTGCCATAA